AACTAAATACAATACGGGTGCAAATTCAAGTTGATCTTAGGTCAGTTTGATGGATCCTAAAAAAAATTGCGGGTTGATGGATCCTAAATTGAGGGTTGACGAGTCCTTTAGAAATGAAGGAGATGGAGTACACATCAGAGGAGCATAAAAACAATAGACGACTTGATTCTTCAAGAAGCCTTGATTCTTTTGTTCATGAAATGATGGGTATATGCACCGCGCTCAGACGGGACGAACACCAAACCTTATTGTCCATctgcttgcttgcttgcttctcGAGTGCTCTATCACGCACCCGGCCAATGGGGAGTCTTGTTGAGAAAAAAGGCCAGGGAGCGGCTCATCTCAAATCTAGCTAACATATCATTTGCTCAATTATTGGCACCAGCTAATTAATTCAGAGAAATTCGACCGCGGTTACTTTGGGAGCAAAATGTTGCATGGTTACTTCGGAAGGGGGAATCGGTTAATCATATATGATTAACAAAACCATGACACTATGGCCAACAAGATTGTTGTTGGTCATATATATACGTCACGAACAAAAGTAGTGAGCACTGTTTGTGCATATCTACAATCCAAGCAAATTCAACCTATGCGACGCGAAGATGTCCAAGTTAAAATTGAACAATATGTGCCACAACTAGACCTCCCCTTAGCTTCTCCCAGAATCTTGAACCCATTTTTTTGACAATCCTAATTGTGTCAGGATGTAAACAACTAGGATTGTCAAACAAATATAGTTTTAAAATTCTAGGAGAAGCTGGGTGGATGTTCGATTCTGAAATAATCGGCAAACAGAACTAAGTGGGCTCCTAGCCAATATTATCGCACCTGCATCAATTTTGAAAACCTTCTAGAGGTTCCCTTCAGTTTTCTTGGTAAGTTTCCTCTGGTTttgttttcaaagttttttgttcaattttttgggttttttcgtacattttgttttcatttatttttaaattttctATTTAtattttaaaatttattttataattcatgaatatttttaaaatgcACGACCTTGTTCTAAATTCATGATAATATTTATAAATTTGTGAAgtttttaaaattttgaaaacTTTTTATGAAGTCACAAACATTTTAACAAATTTCCAATTTTAACAAATTCATGAACCTTTTAAAATTAGTGAACCCTTTTTAGGTCCATGAATATTTTTTCCAAATGGGCGAACTTATTTGATTTCACCAATTTGTTCAGACTTCAAGAAAATCGGTTTCGCTATCAATTCGGTTGACTTCACCGGAAGAGCAGCAAGAGAACCAACATGCGACCGTTTTATTTTAGAAGTGTACCAGCCTGTCTAAGCATTCCTTGCAACGCGAGGGGAGTTTGTGCACCGGCCCGCTACATACCGCATGCGAGCGCCAGCGCGCTAAAACAGGCGATGAACGCGCTGACGAGGAGGTCTCCTTTACCAGCATTCATATCGGCAGCGACTCGGTGAGCTGCGTGCAGGAATCTCCACACCCTTCGATCCTGTTTTACTTTCTAATTATACGGGAACTAATTACTGTGAAAATACTAGGTGATCATGGGTTAGTTTGACTCCAGACTTTTTTGAAAACTGTACCTTTATAAAAGATTTTTTTGGAGCTGGGTCGTCCGAAACGAAGGAGAGGATCAAATTTACAACAGGTGACTATTCTTTTGGGAGAAATTTTCAATAGGTGACTATGACTTGATTATAGGAAAAAATGAGTAGCTCCCTATTTTCTTTGTAATTTTATGTTTCCTAACCAACTTTCATCTTATCTGATTGGACTCTCCTATACACCTTGGTTtttcaaagaaaaaaaaaagtAAATCTTCGGGCAACCTTTCAGCCTAGCTTCAACACATGCGGCTGGATGGTAGGAGTACGCAAAGTTTAACACAATTAATGAATTATGTACATGGTGTCGATAGAATGTTAGCTGGTTTTTCAGACAAGAGCAACATCTCAAAACAAGTTTTCGCCCCACTTTATATAAGAACAGATACAAGATAGTGGGGAAATCCCAAAACAAGCAacccaaaagaaaagaaaaatagaCAGCCTGGCTAAAATCTGTCATATCTGAAAGTAAGGGGGAAAAAGGGATTTACTTGTTTTTTCTAGATGTTCATCTTAGTGCAACAAGAATGCTTGACAAATTTGCACGCGAAATGGTATAGCATTGCCTTGTCAGTGAAAAAATAATAAAATTAAATGTACCATTTGAAGGTAACACTTCGTGTTCACCTCTTCTTTTCTGCAGAGGTTAAATTGCTAAAGCTTTCCACCTAAAAAAATTACAGGTAGAATTTAATGTGACCATAAACACATctctttttttttactttttctgACATAGAAAAAAAAACACGCGCGGGAACATGTGCTCCTCGGAGCCGAATTGGCTTTCCCGTTAATAGACCATATCGTCGCGGACGACACTGGCGAGGGGCGGGTGCGCATAGGGGCCCTTGAGCCAGGTGTTGGCGATGAAGCGGTAGGGCGCCTCGGTGAGGTGGATGCCGTCCCAGCTGACATGCGCGTCTGGGTCGTCGCACACCGTGGCACCGGGCAGCCCGCACGACGAGCTCATGTTGTAGTTGTACGGGCCCCCGCCGCCGCAGCACGCCCTTAGGGCTCCCCTCTTGTACCCTGCATTTGGCCACAAATCTCATCTTGTTATTGCATTACACATTATCTTGGACAAATACTCTGTCCCTAAAGGCGTACTCTTTCTCATTGAAACAGAAGACACACACTAGTAGGAAAGGAAGAAGACGTAGGGGATGCGGTTGGGAGTGGCACTGACCGTAGAGGTGAGGTGTGCGTGCGAACTGGATGTAGGGGGTGTAGTAGTCGGCGTAGATGATGCGGGAATccgggcggcggcgctggagcTGGTCGAGGGCGACGCGGAGCACGGCGTTGTGGTAGAGGGCGACGCCGTTGAACTTCTTGAGGCAGCCGGTGCGGGGGTCGTAGTCGCTACGGTCCTCGGACGGGTACATGGTGAGCGTGATGGGGATGCACCCAGCGGGGAGGTTGCCCGGCACAAGCACGTGCCGCGCGCCCTCGTCGAGCAGAGCCTCGATGCCGCCGATGATGGACTCCACCACCTTGGGCACCATCTGGGTCTTCACCTTTTCCAAGCTCCACTCCGCCTTCCACGCGAAGCTGTAGTCGTTGCCGCCCAACTCGCCGAACACGAAAAGCGCCTTCCCGAAAAATTCCTTGCACTCTGCATTTCATTTGGGTTTTTTTCAAGAAGAGAAACCAACAAGAAAACTGAGAACCCACTTGATGCTCCATTTTGAGTTAATAAAATTTACTTTttatcaaaaaaaaaaaagaaatctcACAACAGGTGATTACCTTGTGGGGAGGAGCAGATGGTCTCCTTAACCTCCTGGAACCACTCGAGCTGGCAGTTCATGGAAGTGTTGAAGGGCGGGATGCTCCACACGTTGTTGTCCCTGAAGTACTTGAGGTCCAGCGCGGTGGCGCCCATGACAGCGAAGTTGGCGCCCTGGCTGAAGTTGGTGCCCTTGTTCGCcgacggcggcagcagcggcACTCCCAACGCCTCGGCTGCAAACATCAATCAGTCAACTATCAATCATCCATTTCGATTCAGCAGGCACGTGTACATGTTGGATCGACGACAGAGGAGGTACGTACCCAGGAAGTCAATGACGAGACGGCCGTTGGAGCAGCGGGCGTAGGGCGGCGGGAACTTGGGCATGTTGGGCAGCTTGCCGGAGTTGATGATGACGAAGTTGCCCGTGTCGGAGAAGGAGTCGCCGAAGCTGAATATGGCGTTGTAGTACTGCGGCAACGgagccgcctccgccgccaccaTCCAACCGGCGGCCAGGCACAAGAGGACGATACACCACGACGGCAATCCCAAGAACCCCCTCGTCGTCTCCATGGTCACCGCCAAACCAAACTTGGCCCCTCACGAAACAGTGTGCGGAAGAAACAAGGCAAGGGAAGAGGAAATGGGACAGCTACAAGAAAAGGAGTGCTTAGGGGTTTGTTATAAGGGCGGGCCTCGACGACGCCCCGTAAAATTACCAGTTTACTAATCGGGGCCGCCATGGACTTTCGTGAGGATCCCCACATGGTTCCGAGCCAAGCAGTTTTCCATTGACAATCGCTCCCGCTTTACGTGGTGCATTAATTACCACGCTCCCTGCCGATCGTGATCTGGATGCGCTTAGCGCTTAATTAACCAGGGTTCCTCGCTGATTCCATGAAAGAAAAAGCAACATCATCGCTGACACTTCTTGCTTCTGGGGAAGTATACTCTATGCAACTCCATGTACTACTCAATGATGAAGAAAAAAGAAAAGTAGAATTCATCTGAGCAGGGCTCCAGGGTTAGAGTCAAAGGGAAGAAGGGATCATACGTAGTGATACGGCAGGGCACGTTGTAGAGAGAGGGGCAGCACTAACACTCCCAAGATAGGCGCTAGAAAATTAATTATTGGAGGATTGGCTATCTCCCCCATCCTTATCTACGACGACATGGCCAGCCACCACAACGTATCTCCCCCCATCATTTTTTGAACGATAACAGGAGAGATGTTATATTCATTGTAAAGAAGAACATGGTACAAGGACGCACACTGCTCAGTTTATTGAAGACAGACCGGGCGAAAACCTGAACAATGGCAAGCTTCACCTAGCAAAAACCAAGTCTAAAGCACCACAACACATACGAAACGCCGGTGAGGCCGACGACATACAACACACACGGCCAGGCACTCGAGCATCGCCTTGGCCACTACCAAATTAAGTGCACACCACACCGTCGCATGAATCCGATCCACCACAAGCAtattggtcacctcatcgccaccAGAAAGGGATGATATCTCCGAAAGGAGGCAGACATATGCCGTTCCGATCCGATGACAATGACTAACATGGCCCATCCGACTCTCCTAACACGTGGGGAGTGTCTGCCAACAGCTAGTCCACAAACGCGCCACCGCAGGCTCCATGTCCAT
The Aegilops tauschii subsp. strangulata cultivar AL8/78 chromosome 3, Aet v6.0, whole genome shotgun sequence genome window above contains:
- the LOC109771283 gene encoding GDSL esterase/lipase At5g45910, producing METTRGFLGLPSWCIVLLCLAAGWMVAAEAAPLPQYYNAIFSFGDSFSDTGNFVIINSGKLPNMPKFPPPYARCSNGRLVIDFLAEALGVPLLPPSANKGTNFSQGANFAVMGATALDLKYFRDNNVWSIPPFNTSMNCQLEWFQEVKETICSSPQECKEFFGKALFVFGELGGNDYSFAWKAEWSLEKVKTQMVPKVVESIIGGIEALLDEGARHVLVPGNLPAGCIPITLTMYPSEDRSDYDPRTGCLKKFNGVALYHNAVLRVALDQLQRRRPDSRIIYADYYTPYIQFARTPHLYGYKRGALRACCGGGGPYNYNMSSSCGLPGATVCDDPDAHVSWDGIHLTEAPYRFIANTWLKGPYAHPPLASVVRDDMVY